Within Paenibacillus sabinae T27, the genomic segment CCTCGCAGCCGACAGCTATCTGCGCGCCAACTCACACGATTTCGAAGGCTCGCTCTCGTCGGAGCGCATGGCGCTGTTCTACGATCCCGAGGACGACCAGACCTTTCTCTATCTCGCCTGGGCGGCGGAAAGACGGGGCGATTACGCCAAAGAGATCGAGTTCATGAAGAACGCGGTCCGAATCGATCCTACAGACGAGCAAATCCGCCGCGAGTATTTGAACAGCCTGCAGAAGAAATACTGGTTCTACCGCGTGCTGCTCCTGCCTTTACTCATGAAGAAACGGCTTCGCAATTGGCAGTTTTTTTTCGTCTGGATCGTGCTTTGGGTCGTATTCCGCCCCTTGGTGCTGGTGTTTCTTCTTCTGTACGTGCTGGCGTACTGGCTGAGTAAGCTGCTCGTCCGGGTGCAGGTGTTCGGCTGGAGATCGTTGTTCCGCAAAATATAGCCTGAGGATAGAACGAAAAAAAGGACCAACCGCAGACGGCCGAAGCCTGACGCGTTTGGTCCTTTTTGGCCGATATATACCCTTGGCGTTATTTCTTGTAGTTCAGCCGCTGATTGAAGCGGTCGATGCGGCCGCCGGTGTCGATATTCTTCTGTCTTCCGGTATAGAAAGGATGGGAAGCCGAGCTGGAATCGACCCGGATCACCGGATACGTATTGCCGTCCTCCCACTCCATCGTCTCGTTCGAAGACTTGGTGGAAGCGCTCAGAAATTTAAAATCCGCGCTGGCATCATAGAAAATGACCGGCTGGTATTTCGGATGAATGCCTTCTCTCATCGTAACTCCCTCTTTCTTAAATAAAATAGACATCTTTATTAACTTACCCTACTTTTGGATAAAGCTTTCAACAAAATGACCGCTTTCGTGAAAAATTTCGGAAATTACCGGGGCGGACCTATGATGGCACGGTATCCGTCAATGCCAGCTCCATATACAGCAGCTCATGTGCCGGGACAAAGCCGGCCCGCTCCAGTACAGCTGTAAAAAAGGCGTCAGCGGCCGGAATATGAACGGCTCTAGCTCCCGTGCCGTCCGGGATGCTGGAGAGCAGCCGGGACAGCAGCGTGTCCGCGATCGCCTCCGCGTCCATGCGGCCGCCTGCCACGCCGCACGGATAAATCAGCAGCGCGGACAACTCGCCGGTCCCAGAATAAATCCGCCGGAACGGAAGATATCCGGCCGCTTGTCCTTCCTGCTCCGCGATCAGGCAGCGATCGCCCTTCAGGCTCAGCCAGTGCGTCTGCCACGGCCCGCGGTGGCGGTAGAAGGGAAGCAATGCCACCTCGGCCACGTCGGCTTCCCGAACCTCAATCGGAGCGGCCGCCCCAAGAGACGAGTCCCTTGACGGCCGGGCTCCGGCGGGCAGCTCGTAAAACCGCGTCATGCCCTTGTTCACATAGCCGCACCGCTCATACAGCGCAATGGCCGGGGCGTTCTGCACGAACACTTCCAGTGTCGCCAGATCGACGCCTTCCTCCCGGTAGCGCCGGATGCTCTCCTCCAGCAGCTGGCGCCCGCCTCCCTTGCCCCGGTAAAAGGGGGCGACGGCGGTCCCCCCGTTCCAGGCCACCTTGCTTCCGTTCACCATGCGGATGCCGTTCAGCGTTAGGCCCGCCGGCCGCTCACCATCGAAGAGCACGATGGACTGCTCGGGCAGCAGATCCTCATTGTTCATCCGGGAGACAAAAGCCAGCGATTTCATCGACAAATCAACATAATAGTCCGCAAATCCCGTATTCCAAGCTTCCAGCGCCGTACTCAGCGGCACCTCGTTCAGTGTTCTGATACTGGCCATAGCGCTCCTGTTCCTTTCTCAAGCGGAATTTCTTTCATTGCCGTTATCCCGTTTTGCCCGCGATTTTCCGGTAGGTGGCCTCGTCGGAGACGACATACAGCCTCGCATCCGCCGGGATCGGATCGTCCAGCCTGCGGTTGATCCCAAGATCATGGCGGTCGGCGATCAGGGTGGCCCCTTGGCGCAGCAGGTCCTGAAAAGCGTCCCCGTAGGTTTTCCACGACCGGTCTACCGGCACCTCGTAAATATCGTCGCCATGGGAGCGGCTGATAAGCTGTGTAATGACCTCGGGATTCCCCTCCTGCAGCGCCGCTCTTACCGCCAGCCGGGAGACGGCGTCATGCGACAGGACGAAGTCGTTGACCCGGACATGCCGGAAGTTCTGCACGTTCTTCTCCTGCATGATTTCCACAGTGGTATGTACATCCGGCGCAATGCGTTCAATGCTGGAAGCGATCAGCAGCGATTTGCCGTCCACGAGCGCGGGCTCGTCGATCCGGATATCGCCGAAAATAATGGCCGCCTTGGCCTTGGCGAGTCCCGCCTTCACCAGGATATCGTCGGAGGAAGGGTCGCCGCTGATGAAATGAACCTGCTTCATCTGCTCCAGCGGATGCTGACCCGATTCGTCGATAACAACGATGTGACCGTCCGGCGTATAGCTGAGAATTTCGCCTACCGCCGCCTGCGCCTTTTTGCTCCAGTTGATAAGAATAACATGATCCTCTCCAAAAAACGGCAACCTCCCCGCCCTCCTCTGCCTTCCAATTTCCGCGATTGCGTCGATAACCTTTCCGATCACGAGACTAAGCAGCCCGATGCCGAAAATGTATAGAAAAATCGTAAATATTTTGCCGATGACGGTCTTAGCAAAAAAGTCCCCGTATCCGACCGTCGCCATAGTCGTCATCACCCAATAGAATGAATTGAACCAGCTGCCGAACGTATCCGGTTCCAGCAGGAAGGCAACCGTTGCACTAATCCCGACAAACAAGAGAATGCTCAGACCGATCGTTCTTTTCCTGACGTTGGTCATCATAGTAGACAGCTTTAACAAAAAGTGAATGGCAGTCACCCTCCCCGGACGTTCCACAAAAGCCCGCAAAGCCGCCCGCCGATTGACGGCTTTAAGGACAGCCCTGCGGGCCTTCAAATCGTTAAATAATCAGACTGCTGACCGCAAACGCGGTTCCAATAAAAACAAAGCACAGCAGCGTTCCCACCGCGACATTGCCCTGCTTCAGATGGTCGGAGATTTTAAAGCCGATCGTGACCAGCTCGAAAATCCAGTACGCCGCCACCAGACAGATATAGCCGACAGCGAACCAGAGCACCATAAACCAGATTGAGGAGTTTGTATAGGCCGCCACACCGAGAATTATCGCGGTCGCCAGAAATTTCCCGCCAAGCGCCAGACCTACGGCAACATTGCCGTTCTTCAGCTCCTCCATATCTTTGAACGGGGTCATCCAGCTGAAGATCAGCATCCCCAGCAATTGAAGCGCGATGATGAAAATGACACTAACCAGAATATTGATAACGACCGTCAATTCGCCCACCCCCGAAATTTTGCATAAGCCAAATCATAATCGGCAAAATCGTGAACTTCTTCCAGCACGACCTGCACCGTCTTCTTCTTCTCCATCGCGGTGTAGCGCTTATCGTCGATCGGCTGCTTGATCCGGTTACCCGACGGCAGCTCCACAACGGCAAAGTTTCTTGTCTTGTCCTTGTATTTCGTCTTGTATACGCCGATCAGATCGACGTCCGTTGTTACCGATACCTTCAGATTCTTCAGATCATCGGTCGCCGATTTCAAATCCTTGTAGGATTTGATCGTAGACCATGAAGACAGGCGGACCTGGTTCTTCTGATCGGCATCCGTCGTAATTTCGGCGTCCATGTATTGAAGGGTATAGATTTTGTCTCCTGTTGCGTAGTTGCCGTCGTTGGGCAGCATCTCGTTGTTCGGCAGAATCGTCATATCGCTGCCGATCAGATCGCCGACCGTCCCCTCCACGACCCGGTAATCCCACGGCACTCTGGCTACATCGCTGGTCGACGTCGCACTTGAATCTGTAGAAAATACGCTGTCCGGATTATCAGAGCAGCCGGCCAGCGCCAGCACCGCCGCGATAATCAGCAGCAGAAAGGCCAAGCGGAGCGGCCGCTTTCTCCAAAGCCCTCTTGAGCTCTCGCCCGGCGTCTTATCCTTATTCTTGCGCAATTGCTCTCACTCCCATAGCAATAAAATGGCTTGTATTTCCGGTAATGAGCCCGCCGCCCCGCCCCAGCAGTCCGCAGGGCCGGCCGTTGATCATGAACATGCCCGTAAGCAGATGCAGCTCGCCCTCAGAGGTATGAATCCTCGCCAGCTCCGCCCTCTTCTGATAGACGGAAGGGAACAGCACGCTGCTGTCGAAGCCGTCCTCATCCTCAAGCTCCAGGCTGCCGGATTCGTCATACATACGCACAGAGCCGCCTTCGCGGCCGAACATCGATTTGGACACGAAGTTTCCCGAGAACACCGGCTTGTTGTACGTAGGCAGAATATATTTGGCGATGGTCTCCCGCTCTTCTTCGCTGAACAAAAAGCCCAGCTCATACATGCCCCAGACTGCTGCCATCAGCCCTTTGGACTGAAGCAAAATGCTGTGCGGCGGATTAAACAGCGTGAGCTGGCCGGTCTCGACAGCATACGCCAAGGCGTCGCCGCCCTCATCCACCGCCATCCACTCTTTCGGGTACAGAGCGAACATCCGGTGAATCACACGGCCCTGCCCGTCTCTTACCGTTCCATCTTCAATGGTAAGCTCCAGGCAGTCGACGCATTGGATCGCGAGTCCGCTGTGACGGACCAGCGCTTCGATCGTGCCGGAATCCTCCAGATGGCTTCCGTAGTTCACGCAGGCCGCGGTGTCCGGCCGCTCTTCGCCCCAGGCCGCGGCGACCAGCTCCGGCATCCTGCCGTTCACGGTGGGAATGCCCGCCTGCGCGCATATCCATGGTGTTGCAATGGACGCCTCCACATAACCGGTCGGCGTGTCGGCGTTCAGCTCCAGCAGCTTGATGCTGCCTGTCTCATCAATAGCGAAGTCAAACCGCGCATACCGGCTGATCAGCCCAGGCGGAGCGAGCGGCGCACTGTCCAGCATCTCCCACAGCACTTCCGGGATGGCGAGCAGCGCGTACAGGTCGTGCCTGCGGTGAATATAGCGCGCGGTCTTGTCGAGAATGGCCCACAGCCGGGAGGATGCTTCCTCAAGCTCCCGGTAGGTGTCCTCTCTCATCACGGCGACTCCGTCCAGCCAATATTCCTCGTCCTCGAGGTCTGCCCAGGCAAAGCCCAGACGCCCCAGCTCCTCCACTCTGGAGGCCCGGTCTTCGCCGGGATGCTCCAGCCACTGAAATACAGGCTCCGTCATCCGCCGAACCCGAACCCGCCGCTCTTGCCCGAGCTGGACCGGGAGCTGGACCCAAGGCCCGACGATCTTGAGCTGGACGACGAACCGGACGAGCTTAGGCCGCTCGACTTGCCGCCGATCCCGCCCGCCTTGGAAGACGTCGACCGTCTCGTAATGGTGCCTGTCGTGGAGGTGGAGGTCTTCGGCTTCACCACGGAGCCGACCACCGGCTTGTTCTGAAATGTCGTGCTGTTATAAGTACGCGGTTTATAGACCGTATGCGTACCTCCATAATAGGTTTTGCGATGTTCATACCATCGGCTCGGCGAATAGCTGGAACCGCCGCCAAACAGCATGTGATACAGCAGCAGATCATCCCAGCCGAAGCCGGAGTTATAGCCGCCGTAGTTGTTGATGACCGTCGTCCCGTTCGACGAGGTCACACCCGGAGCCTGGGTGGGCTGAGCCGTTTCCTCCTCCTTCTGATCGGGGTACGGGATGTTCCAGTCCACATTTTTGTCGAAATAGGCCTTGACCTCTTCTGTAGACCAGGACACCAAAGTCGGCTCATCAGCCGACGAGCTTGCCGTCGAAGCGCCCGGAACGAACAGCGCATTGGCCAGCAAAGCGATTCCGAGCGAGGTAGACAGCACGCGAACCGGCTTGCCGCTCACAACCGGCTCCTGTTCCTTCAGCGATTCCTTTCCTCTTTCATTGTCTTTACCCAAAGCGGGTGCCTCCCTTGAATGTTAATCTTCTGCCTATTCGGTCCTCATCGGAACGAGCAGCAGCTCAAGCTTGCCCTCATCCAAATTGAGCCTGCCCTCCACCGTTTCGAATTCGCGGCCGCCGACCACTAAATAATTGACATGCTCCAGCGCGGCGATCATAGTGGCGTTCCATACGCGTTCTTCGATCGCATTCAGTGCGCCGTCCGGCATTTTTTCATATAAAATAACGCTCATTCCATTGTCCAAGCGAACAACCTTCCCTTCATGATTCGATTATCCTCTAATACGGGGAAATTCCGCCTAATGTTTCATGGAAACTGCCAGGAGAATGTAAAACCTTCCCATAATAGAATAATGCGTTCGTCCTACCGTAGGCAATCTTTTTTCACTGGCAGATCAGGTTGATCTCTGGGAGTCACGTTTGACAATACAGTCTTGGCTCAAATAAAATAATTAAAACGATATATTTTCCGCGTTTCCCATTGAGAGAAGGGAGGGCTACTTTTGAAACAAAGAATACTTGCCGAGGCCCGGCAGGAGATTTACAAGTCCGGCTTCCGCTTTACAATGGCGGATATGGCGAAGCGCTGCGGGCTCAGCACCAAAACGATCTACCAGGTGTATTCGTCCAAAGAAGAGCTGATTCTGGATATGGTTCGGCTGGCCATTGATGAGCTCGCGCAGACTGAGCAGTCGATCGTGAGTGATCCGAAGCTGGGAACAATGGATAAGCTGAGAGCCTTGCTCGTCCTTTTTCCGCGCGACTTTCAGTTCTTCGATATCAAGCGTCTGCACGAGCTGCAGCGTTATTACCCGAATGTATGGAGCATTGTGGATTCTTTTTTGACGGAACAATGGGATGGTGTGACCCAAATGCTGGCGGCGGCTCAGGCTGAAGGACTGCTTGAAGATTTCAATAAAGTTCTGTTCATTCAGCTGTACATCGGGGGGCTGTACCGGTTAATGGAGCAATCCTCCGCGGGCGGGATCACGATAACGCTCAGACAAGCGCTGGACGAAATGGTTGACATTATGTTAGACGGGATAAGGAAGAGGTGAGATTATGCACTGGTTGCTGCTGCTTGCCGCAATAGTCTCAGAGGTGGCCGGGACCACATTCATGAAGCTGTCCATGGGTTTTACGAAGCTTGTGCCTTCCGTTCTGCTCGCGGTCTGTTATCTGATTAGCCTGACCCTGCTTAATTTGGCGCTGAAAGGTGTCTCCGTCAGTGTCGCCTACGCGATCTGGTCCGGCGCGGGAACCGCTTTGGTGGCAGGGATCGGCTGGGTACTGTTCGGTGAACGAATGTCGCTTATCAAAATCATTTGCATCCTGCTCATCATCGCGGGTGTAGCGGGGCTGAACCTGGCGGAAGGAAGACGCGAAGCCGGGAATTCCGGTAGCCCGCAGCTCGAGGCTCAGCTCTCCAAGGAAACCGGCGTTTCAAAAGATGGCCTATGATCGGCGGCGCGCTGCCAGATGTACACTTTTTAATAAGGAGGATCAACTGTTGGAACAACGGAAGGCGATAGCCATCATCGGAGGAACAGGCAAAGCAGGCCGTTATCTCGCGCGAACAGCGCTGGAGAGCGGCTACAGCGTTCGTATGCTTGCCCGGAATCCGGATAAAGTGAACATGAAGGACGACCGACTGCAGGTGATTGCCGGAGACGCCCAAAACGTGCGGGACATTCGTTCACTGCTGGAGGGCTGCCATGCCGTGATTAACACCTTTGGGCAGCCTGTAAGAGCCGAACCGCATTACAGCAGCGTCACCCATACGGTCCTCACGGTCATGCGAGAGTACGGAATTACCCGGTACATAGGGGTTGCAGGCGGTTCGCTGGACGTCCAGGGCGACAGGAAGTCGTTATCAAGCCGGATCGTCTCCGCCCTGTTCGCCATTTTGTACGGCAAGATGATCTCGGACCGCAAAAAGGAACTGGAGCTGCTTAGGCAAAGCGATATCCAGTGGACTCTGGTGCGTCTGCCTTTTGTGGTAGAGGGATTGGAAACGGGGCGCATCAAGGAAAATCTAAGGGACATTCCGGGAAGACGCATTACCAATTCGGACATCGCGAAATTTCTCGTCGGCCAGATCCACGAAACGAAATACGTTAATAAAGCGCCCTGCATTTCAAATTGAAGTAAAGGGGCGCTGTTCTTAAATCCCATAAGTTTTATTAATGGAATATTATGGTGATATAATCATGGTAAAGGAGATGTTCAAATGAGTGACTTCTTTAATCCAGGACCCCCTGCAAATTCCACAGACCCCGGCGGTCATAAAGCTAATCATGATATCAATGAGAAAAAACTTCATACAGAAGGCGTCCGCGGCTTTTGGAGACAGGTAACGGATTTGCTTATCGGATTGGCTATTATTGCATTAATTGTTATTGTTATTCTTTGGATATTTTAAAGTTAAAAACAGCGACAGGTTCGGTATTGTTTGTCCATATCTGTCGCTGTTTTGGCTTCCCGGCACAGAGCCATATGATCCAGCCACTGGGATGCCCAAGCGGAATAACCTCATCCGTTTTATCCGGGCGACAAGCTGTACATCACCGTTCTGCTCTTGTCGTTCGCAAGCGAACGGTACGTCAGTGTCAGCCGGTTCCCGTCGCGCTTGGTCAGAATAAGCATTCTTGCTAGCACGTAGGGGTCTTGGCCGTCGGACTTCTCCCAGTCCTTCCAATCTTCGGGCGTAACCAGTTCCTTGTTCAGATTGACGGCGGCATCCGTGCGGTTTTGAATTAAATACAAGTGCGACGTATCGATGAAGCGGAGGATCAGCGCATCGGGAGCTGCATATTCGACGGTGAACTTGCCGCCCTGTCCGGTAAGCGCCTCTATGTCATACAGCCTGCCGAAACTGCCGTCGCCGTTAATATACTGCACGCTGTCGTCGTCTCTTATATACAGCTGCGTGGACGAGACCTTCGGATCTTCCGAATAGGCCGGAGCCATGAGATGAAAGTCCATCTGCTTAACGATTTTGCCGTCCCGGATTAACGCCTGGTATACATTGCTGAAATTATTGAACATGGCGTAGTGGTTGTCGCTTAACACAAGCAAATGCGTTCCCCGGGCCACTGTCTTTATCTCCAGATTATGCATATACGATGATTCAATCAGAGGCAGCTTGCCCAGAAGCGCCGGCTGTCCCGAGGCGGAAGGGGAGATGTAGACTTCGCCTGTATGCTGCGATACCCAATACGTCATATCAGGGACGGCGGCCGTGACAAACCGCGCCTCGTCGATGATATTCACATTGCCTCTATCCGGATCACGCCCGATTCTTCCTCCCAGCGCGCCTGTTCCGCTTACAAGCGGAATATAGACGGTGCCTGCTACAATGCGTACCGGCTTCGCAAGCTGAAATGCGGTTCCATTCACTTTGGCGACTTTGGAGCCAGCCGTTACGGTAATCTGCCGCCTTGGACGCGTCAAAACGGCCGTTTTGGATGCCTGGTTCCATACGACCGAATATCCCATATCCATTGCAAAGGTTTTGAGAGGGACCCATGTTGTTCCCGCCGAGACGGTTGCCTTGCTTGCAAGATCCAAATTCTTATAATTCAGCAAAATCGGGGAAACCTCGGCACCAAACGCTGTACTCGCACCCCAACCGAGCGCCGCAGCCAGAACAACGGCCGCCAGTCTGCCAGTTCTCATTTCTTACCAACCTCCTCTTCATGTCCCTTTCATAATAGTTGGACGAGATTACCTGGAAAAAGTTTCATGATCTCGTTCTCCGGCAGCGCTTTAGAGGAGACCGCGCGTTACAAGTGCCACCATGATTCCTGAGCTCACCGATTGCATATCCGGTGATTCAGCAGAAAAAACGGATACCGTCCTTAAGGGAACGATATCCGTTACTTTCAATCTGATGCTATATTTCTACGCCTCAAAGGCAATCAGGCCTGCTGCGCTTCCTGCACGGCGGCCGGAGCCGTCATTTCCCGGGCATCCTTCGTCTTCGAAAGGCCCCCGGTGATTTCCTCATTTTCGATAAAATGCACTTCTCCCGGCGCCATCGCCGAAATCCGGGCCAGGGAATGAACCTCCACGCCCATCTCCTCCAGCAGCCCGCGGCCTTCCTGAAAGCACTTCTCGATGACGCAGCCGACGCCCAGCAGCTCGGCTCCCGCTTCACGCACAATATCGACCAGGCCCACCAGGGCCGCGCCCGTGGCGAGGAAATCGTCGACGATGAGCACTTTGTCGCCGGGGCCGAGATATTTTTGCGAAATGCAGACCTGATACGATTCCTGACGCGTGAACGAGTGAACCGGCGCCGAATAGACCTGCTCAGAGAGGGTCACAGCTTTCTTCTTCTTGGCATACACAAACGGTACGCTTAGCGCAATTGACGCCGCCATGGCAAACTGGATGCCGCTCGCCTCGATCGTCAGCACCTTGGTGATCGGTCTGCCGCCGAAGATCCGGCCGAATTCCTTCCCGATTTCAAGCGCCAGGCCGGTATCGACCTGATGATTCAGGAACGAGTCCACCTTCAGCACCGTATCGGACAAGATCTGTCCTTCCTGTCTAATGCGTTCTTCCAATACTTTCATCTCTGCTTCTTCCGCTCCTTCTTCCTTTTCGGAAACCTGAAATAGCCCGTAAATCTCCCTACACTTTGCATAAAGCAAAAAAGGACAGATTCCTTGAGCGTTTCTCTCAAGTGAATCTGCCCCTCCGGGTGATGTCCCTTATGGTGTAACACGGCAGGCGTGTCCGCTCCGCCTCAAACCCGGGTCGCGCTGTTCACTCATAGTCGGACAATTGCTGTGGTCATCCGGTAGAAACTTATGGGCCATATTCCCACGATTATATGAGTCCAATTGTTTTTTTCTTATCGTTTCTTACATTTTGAAAAAAGCACGCCCTTTATATTACACGCTATGCTTTAACGTTACAAGGGCATTTTCCCCACCAATAACCGTCCGATTGACGGCATTTCTTGCGCTTGCACCGCCCCTAGGCAGGCTCCCCACAGCAAGCTCCCCACAGAATTGACAGATGGCCCTCCCGGTTATATACTCTAGGGAAATGTTTAGCACCTTTTTTGTTTGTTTAGCACATATGTGCACCAGATGAGGTAGTCGAACTCGGGTTCAAACAAGCGAAACGGAGGGATTGAGTTGAGTACAATCAAATGGGGCATTATTGGGCCGGGCGGAATCGCCCAAGACTTCGCCGAAGCGATGAAGCAATACGGCGGCACGCTGTATGCTGTAGGATCTCGAAGTGTGGATAAAGCGCAGAGCTTCGCCGAAAAGTTCGGAGTCTCCAAAGCCTACTGTGATTATCACGAAATGCTGCAGGACCCTGAAATCGACGCCGTCTACGTCTCCACGCCGCACAGCAATCACTATGAATATATAATTGAAAGCCTGAAACAGGGCAAGCACGTGCTTGCGGAGAAGGCGATCACTGTCAATATCACCCAGCTGCGGGAAATTGCAGCTTTGGCCGAAGAGAAAGGGCTGATCGTGGCGGAAGCGATGACGATCTACCACATGCCTTTGTACGCCAAGCTCCGGGAAATTCTGGACAGCGGCAAAATCGGCCCGCTCAAAATGATCCAGGTCTCCTTCGGCAGCCATAAGGAATACGACGTGAACAATCGGTTCTTCAGTAAAGATCTGGCCGGGGGAGCGCTGCTCGATATCGGCACCTATGCCCTGTCATTCGCCCGATACTTCCTGTCCGAGCAGCCGCATGAGGTGCTTACTACCGTCAAGCCGTTCGAGACCGGCGTCGATGAGCAGTCGGGCATTATTCTGAAGAACAAGGCCAACGAAATGGCCGTCGTCGCACTGACGATGCGCGCCAAAATGCCGAAAAGAGGCGTCGTCGCTGGAGAAAACGGCTTTATCACGGTCGATAACTTCCCCCGTGCCTCCAAAGCTGTCATTCAATATCTGGACGGTACGACGGAAACGGTTGAAGCCGGAGAGACGGAAGCGGCGCTCGAGTATGAAATCAAGCATATGGAGCAGGCGATCCAGTCGGGCGGCAGCCCTACGCTTCAGCTGTCCCTGGACGTGATGGATATTATGAGCAATGTCAGAGGGCAGTGGGGCATCACCTATCCTTTTGAATAAGGGGACAGACCAGAAGCTGTTCAGTCAAAAAAACCGGTCATTCGCGATCATGCTCGCGGATGGCCGGTTTCGTTTATTCTTCATTTTCGACGATATGCTTCAGAATGGACAGCTTGTTGCTCCAGAACCGTTCGTAATACGACAGCCAATCCTGAAGCTCCCGCAGCGGTTCCGGGTGCAGGCGGTACAGCTTCTCCCTGCCGGCCTTGCGGCCGCTGACCAGCTCCGCCTCAGACAGGATACGCAGATGCTTGGCAATAGCCGTACGGCTTACCGGAAAATGGGCGGCAATCTCAGAGATCGGCCTCTCCTTCTCGGAAAGCAGCTTCAGCACCTGCCGGCGGGTCGGATCGGCAATCGCCTGAAACACATCATGCTTCTCCGCCGCCGCCATATTAAGCCTCGACCGCCTTTTTCAGCCGCTCCTGCACAATGGCTGCCCAGCCGCCCGCCATCCGGCCATGAATGACCGAGCTTTTCTCGTTCGCTTTGCCGATGAGCTCGTCCGGCTGCTTCCACCCGCCGTGAATCAGCGTAAACTCCGTCTGATCGCCCAGCTCTTTCAAGTAAAAAGAAACGGTCCAGCCTTCAGTATCCCAGGTAAAGGCCAGACTGTTCGGCGGATCAAGCTCCGTTACCTTGCACGGCGTCGGGCCGAATGGCGACTGCAGATGAAATTCATGGCCGACCTCCGCTTGAAAGTCGTTTGGCATAAACCACTGCGCGATCCCCTCCGCTGTCGATACTTTTTCCCATACCTTGCCGATCGGCGCATTGATAACAACGGTCTGCACCACGTCCGGCAGATTGTTCCCCCGGTTGTCTTCCATTTTGCTTATCCCTCTTTCGCTTTTTAATATAACACCTTTTGGTTTCACTTTATCATTATATAAAACCTTTTGGTTGCATGTCAAAAAGAAACGGGCTTCCTTCTTCAGGATGCACCGTTTCACCGGAAAACAGGAGTCAGAAGTTCTCTGCCGGAGCTTTACCCCGCAATTGCCGCGATAAGCATGGGAAGCACCAGGAAGGAGGACAGCGTCGTCCAAAGAATGCAGCGGGAGACAACCGAGGGTGACGCTCCATAACGTTCCGCCAGGACAACCCCGTTAACCGCCACCGGCATGGAAGCAAGGATAAAAAGCACCGAATGGAGCGTTCCCGTAATCCCGAGCAAGGCCAATATGACCAGGGCAAGCAGCGGTCCCGCCAGTACCCG encodes:
- a CDS encoding copper amine oxidase N-terminal domain-containing protein — encoded protein: MRTGRLAAVVLAAALGWGASTAFGAEVSPILLNYKNLDLASKATVSAGTTWVPLKTFAMDMGYSVVWNQASKTAVLTRPRRQITVTAGSKVAKVNGTAFQLAKPVRIVAGTVYIPLVSGTGALGGRIGRDPDRGNVNIIDEARFVTAAVPDMTYWVSQHTGEVYISPSASGQPALLGKLPLIESSYMHNLEIKTVARGTHLLVLSDNHYAMFNNFSNVYQALIRDGKIVKQMDFHLMAPAYSEDPKVSSTQLYIRDDDSVQYINGDGSFGRLYDIEALTGQGGKFTVEYAAPDALILRFIDTSHLYLIQNRTDAAVNLNKELVTPEDWKDWEKSDGQDPYVLARMLILTKRDGNRLTLTYRSLANDKSRTVMYSLSPG
- a CDS encoding ArsR/SmtB family transcription factor produces the protein MAAAEKHDVFQAIADPTRRQVLKLLSEKERPISEIAAHFPVSRTAIAKHLRILSEAELVSGRKAGREKLYRLHPEPLRELQDWLSYYERFWSNKLSILKHIVENEE
- a CDS encoding SRPBCC family protein, encoding MEDNRGNNLPDVVQTVVINAPIGKVWEKVSTAEGIAQWFMPNDFQAEVGHEFHLQSPFGPTPCKVTELDPPNSLAFTWDTEGWTVSFYLKELGDQTEFTLIHGGWKQPDELIGKANEKSSVIHGRMAGGWAAIVQERLKKAVEA
- a CDS encoding xanthine phosphoribosyltransferase, whose protein sequence is MKVLEERIRQEGQILSDTVLKVDSFLNHQVDTGLALEIGKEFGRIFGGRPITKVLTIEASGIQFAMAASIALSVPFVYAKKKKAVTLSEQVYSAPVHSFTRQESYQVCISQKYLGPGDKVLIVDDFLATGAALVGLVDIVREAGAELLGVGCVIEKCFQEGRGLLEEMGVEVHSLARISAMAPGEVHFIENEEITGGLSKTKDAREMTAPAAVQEAQQA
- a CDS encoding Gfo/Idh/MocA family protein codes for the protein MSTIKWGIIGPGGIAQDFAEAMKQYGGTLYAVGSRSVDKAQSFAEKFGVSKAYCDYHEMLQDPEIDAVYVSTPHSNHYEYIIESLKQGKHVLAEKAITVNITQLREIAALAEEKGLIVAEAMTIYHMPLYAKLREILDSGKIGPLKMIQVSFGSHKEYDVNNRFFSKDLAGGALLDIGTYALSFARYFLSEQPHEVLTTVKPFETGVDEQSGIILKNKANEMAVVALTMRAKMPKRGVVAGENGFITVDNFPRASKAVIQYLDGTTETVEAGETEAALEYEIKHMEQAIQSGGSPTLQLSLDVMDIMSNVRGQWGITYPFE